The following are encoded together in the Equus quagga isolate Etosha38 chromosome 1, UCLA_HA_Equagga_1.0, whole genome shotgun sequence genome:
- the LOC124228417 gene encoding olfactory receptor 6C1-like, producing the protein MRNQTEITGFILLGLSDDPKLQVVILVFLLISYMLSITGNLTIITLTLLDSHLQTPMYFFLRNFSLLEVSFTTVSIPKFLSTIISGDKAISFNDCMAQLFFLILLGVTEFYLLAVMFYDRYIAICKPLHYMIIMNRRVCIFLVFASWLASFLFMFPALMLFLNLDYCRSNIIEHFTCDYFPLLQLSCSDTKFLEIMGFSYAVFILLFTLALIILSYIYIIRTISRIPSTSQRTKAFSTCSSHMIVISISFGCCIFVYIKLSANDRVSLSKGVAVLNISVAPMLNPFIYSLRNQQVKRAFTDMARKIAFFSSKRTDTV; encoded by the coding sequence ATGAGAAACCAGACAGAAATAACAGGGTTCATCCTCCTGGGACTGTCAGATGACCCAAAGCTCCAGGTGGTGATCCTTGTCTTTCTGCTCATCTCCTACATGCTCAGCATCACTGGGAACCTGACCATCATCACCCTCACCCTGCTGGATTCCCACCTCCAGacccccatgtatttcttcctcagaaatttctctttattagaAGTTTCATTCACGACTGTCAGTATACCCAAGTTCCTGAGCACCATTATTTCAGGAGATAAAGCCATTTCTTTTAATGATTGCATGGCtcagttattttttctcattctgttggGAGTCACTGAATTTTACCTTCTGGCTGTCATGTTCTACGACCGTTATATTGCCATCTGCAAACCTCTGCATTACATGATCATCATGAATCGGAGAGTCTGTATATTCCTTGTCTTTGCTTCCTGGCTGGCTTCATTCTTATTCATGTTCCCTGCACTCATGTTGTTCTTAAACCTTGATTACTGTAGGTCTAATATTATTGAACATTTTACCTGTGATTATTTTCCCCTGCTGCAACTTTCTTGTTCAGACACCAAATTCCTGGAGATAATGGGGTTTTCCTATGCTGTGTTCATTCTACTGTTCACTTTGGCATTAATAATTCTATCTTACATATATATTATCAGAACCATTTCAAGAATTCCTTCTACTAGTCAGAGGACAAAGGCCTTTTCCACCTGTTCATCTCACATGATTGTCATCTCTATCTCTTTCGGCTGCtgcatttttgtgtatattaaaCTGTCTGCAAATGACAGAGTGTCTTTGAGTAAGGGAGTTGCTGTGCTAAACATCTCAGTAgcccccatgctgaacccctttATTTACAGCCTAAGGAATCAGCAAGTCAAGCGAGCCTTCACGGACATGGCGAGGAAGATTGCATTTTTCTCAAGCAAACGAACTGATACAGTGTAA
- the LOC124251733 gene encoding olfactory receptor 6C74, translating into MRNHTTVRTFILLGLTDDLQLQVVIFLLLFFTYMLSVTENLTIIALTLLDSHLKMPMYFFLRNFSFLEILFTTVCIPKFLVSMATGDKTISYNSCAAQMFFTILLGATEFFLLAAMSYDRYVAICKPLHYNTIMNGRLCSLLVFASWLAGFIIIFPPLLVGLQLDFCAVNTVDHFFCDVFPILQLSCTDTDLVELMALLSAILTLLVTLVLVILSYTNIIKAILKIPSSQQRKKAFSTCSSHMVVVSISYGSCIFMYVKPSAKGRVSLNKGIALLSTSVAPMLNPFIYTLRNKQVKDAFKHMIKRIEFFSLK; encoded by the coding sequence ATGAGAAACCACACAACAGTGAGAACCTTTATTCTCCTTGGACTGACTGATGATCTACAATTACAGGtggtcatttttcttctcctttttttcaccTACATGTTGAGTGTCACTGAGAATCTAACCATCATCGCCCTCACCCTACTGGATTCTCATCTAAAGAtgcccatgtatttcttcctcagaaatttctcatttttagaaaTCTTATTCACAACTGTCTGCATCCCCAAATTTCTTGTCAGTATGGCAACAGGTGATAAGACTATTTCTTACAACAGTTGTGCAGCACAGATGTTTTTTACTATTCTCTTGGGTGCAACCGAATTTTTTCTGCTGGCTGCCAtgtcctatgaccgctatgtggccatctgcaaaccctTGCATTACAACACCATCATGAATGGCAGACTTTGCAGCTTGTTGGTCTTTGCTTCATGGTTGGCtggttttataataatttttccaCCACTCCTTGTGGGTCTCCAGCTTGATTTCTGTGCAGTCAATACTGTAgatcatttcttctgtgatgtttttcCTATATTGCAACTCTCTTGCACAGACACAGATTTAGTAGAATTAATGGCGCTTCTCTCAGCCATTTTGACGCTCCTGGTTACACTGGTGTTAGTGATTCTCTCCTACACAAACATCATCAAGGCTATTCTGAAGATTCCTTCATCTCAACAGAGGAAGAAAGCCTTTTCTACATGTTCTTCTCACATGGTTGTTGTGTCCATTTCTTATGGCAGCTGCATCTTCATGTATGTGAAACCGTCTGCAAAGGGGAGAGTGTCTTTAAATAAAGGGATAGCTCTGCTCAGTACTTCTGTTGCCCCCATGTTGAATCCTTTCATTTATACACTGAGAAACAAACAAGTGAAAGATGCTTTTAAACATATGATCAAAAGAATAGAATTTTTCTCACTGAAGTGA